The following are encoded in a window of Tessaracoccus flavescens genomic DNA:
- a CDS encoding metal-dependent transcriptional regulator: MSDLIDTTEMYLRTVYELLEEGVQPLRARIAERLHQSGPTVSQTVARMERDGLLVVETDRTIKLTPTGAKLARDVMRKHRLAECLLTEVIGLDWDKVHDEACRWEHVISVDVEKRLVEILDSPTFSPYGNPIPGLKELGVQTDHHPFRQGAEPLADVVAADVRPFMLRRMSENIQADAEILSELAAAGLRPGVRFEAARNTEGVQVTIGERVLDLTPFAAELLFVEAVA; the protein is encoded by the coding sequence GTGAGCGATCTGATCGACACGACGGAGATGTACCTGCGCACCGTCTACGAGCTGCTCGAGGAGGGGGTCCAGCCCCTGCGGGCGCGCATCGCCGAGCGGCTGCACCAGTCCGGCCCCACCGTGTCCCAGACCGTCGCCCGCATGGAGCGCGACGGCCTGCTCGTCGTCGAGACCGACCGGACCATCAAGCTCACCCCGACCGGGGCGAAGCTCGCGCGCGACGTGATGCGCAAGCACCGCCTGGCGGAGTGCCTGCTCACCGAGGTGATCGGGCTCGACTGGGACAAGGTGCACGACGAGGCCTGCCGGTGGGAGCACGTGATCTCGGTCGACGTCGAGAAGCGGCTGGTCGAGATCCTCGACAGCCCGACGTTCTCGCCCTACGGCAACCCGATCCCGGGCCTCAAGGAACTCGGCGTGCAGACCGACCACCACCCGTTCCGGCAGGGCGCCGAACCGCTCGCCGATGTCGTGGCCGCCGACGTGCGCCCCTTTATGCTGCGCAGGATGAGCGAGAACATCCAGGCCGACGCCGAGATCCTCAGCGAGCTGGCCGCGGCAGGCCTGCGGCCCGGCGTCCGCTTCGAGGCGGCCCGCAACACCGAGGGGGTGCAGGTCACCATCGGCGAGAGGGTGCTCGACCTCACGCCTTTCGCGGCGGAACTGCTCTTCGTGGAAGCGGTCGCCTGA